The following nucleotide sequence is from Mucilaginibacter sp. cycad4.
CTGTCGCTGCCTGCTTTTTATGTACGTCCGGGTCGTCATCAATCTGTTTGGATAGCTTGTAAAATGTTTTGTAGGTAGTGTAATTCTTTAATACATCCAAAATAAAACCTTCTTCAATGGCTTGCCGCATTGAATAAAGGTGAAAAGGCTTTGGTTTACCATTCTCATCAGGTGTACCGAAAACCTCTACCGTTTTAGCTTTTGGAGTGGCAGTGAAACCGAAAAAACTAAGGTTAGTTTGCCGTCCACGAGCTTGCATAGACTTCCTGATTTCATCTTCTACATCATCGTCTAAACCTGTATAAATATCCTCCTGTTCAGCGTCTTCCAATGATTTTGCCGCTAATACTTCTTTTAGCTTTTTTGTCGATTCGCCCCCCTGACTGCTATGCGCTTCATCAATGATGACTGCGTACTTGCGATTAGACATCTCGCCAATTTTATCTAAAATGAATGGAAATTTTTGCAGGGTCGTGATAATGATATTTGACCCAGCGGTTAAGGAATCGGCTAATTGCTGAGAATCTTTATCTATTTTTTGGACCACCCCCTGTTTGTGTTCAAACTGGTATATGGTGTTTTGTAGTTGGTTGTCCAGGACCTTCCTGTCGGTAATTACTATTACCGTATCAAAGATTCGTTCGTTAGCTTCGTTATGGATACTTGAAAGACGATAAGATAACCAAGCTATTGAATTTGATTTACCCGACCCAGCAGAGTGTTGGATAAGGTAGTTCTTACCCGCCCCCTCCGCACGGGCGTTTGCGCTCACCTGACGTACTACCTCCATTTGGTGATACCGTGGGAATACAATAGTTTCCTTTATTTTAGTAACACCATTAAATTCAAATTCTTCGGAACTCAGGTGAAGGAACTTACCGATAATATCCATCATGCTATCCTTCGCCCATACGTATTCCCAAAGGTAGGCGGTACGGTAACCATTATAGTTTGTAGGATTTCCCGCTCCGTTGTTGTTACCCTTGTTAAATGGTAGGTAACGGGTATGTTTACCATCCAATTTGGTGGTCATATAACATTCATCCGTATCGACGGCAAAGTGTACTAACGACCGTTTCTTAAATTGAAATATCGGTTCTGTCGGTTCACGGTCATACACGTATTGCTTTTTTGCGTGTGTAATGTCTTGCCCGGTAAACTGGTTTTTAAGCTCTATGGTGGCAATTGGCAATCCATTGAGGGATAATACCATATCAATTGAGTTGCTGCCTCTACGCTCGTAAAACAGCTGCCGGGTGACTGATAATCTATTGGTTTTATACAAGACCTCAGCATTAGGGTTAAGTGTAGATTCCGGCTTGAAGTAACCCAACCTAAATTTAACGCCGTAATCAATAAACCCGTTACGTATCACATCAAGTGTACCCCGTAACTCCAATTCCTTTAATAAGCGTTGGATTACCTTTTTCTCGACTTCCGTTTTATGAATGCCTGAAATTTTAATCCATTCTTTAGGTTGCGACGCTTTTAGAAAGTCTGTGACGTAACCGGGGAACAAACCTAAGTTAACATCAAAATCATCTGAATTCCCTATGACGTAACCACCGTAAGTGAGTAGCGATTGCTCGATAGCTGCTTCAAAAGTTTTTTCTGTGTGTATCCCGCTTGCCATAACCGTTATAGTGAAAATTCATTGATTTTTTTCACATCCCAAATAAGCTTCGCTAATTCGAGATATACTGATTGCCGTTCTTTTATTACCGCTTTCTTAAAAGATGGTACGGCTACCATCTTTAATTTTCCAGCCTCAATGAATTTCAAAAAATGTGGATTGTTTTTAAACGTCTTTTCGTTCAAAGATGCTGCAAGTAAGTTCTGACTGTAATATTTATCTAATTTCTTGTCGTAGTTGCTATCATTTAAACTTCGGTTAATATCCTGTGGCAGCAATACTAAAGCGCCAAACATGTTTCTATGGTTTTGAAAACTTTCTTCGGATTCGTATTCGTCTTTATATCTTCTGTAGTGGTCAGAAATAACGTGTTCAATATCGTAAGGATTTTTTATCCAACGGTCGACATAAGTCTCAAATTTGGTGTCACGCCCGCTTTGTTTTTCAACGAAATGCGTAAGCCTTGCTAATTGATGAAGCATGTATCGCTTTGTCCATCCATTTAAGTTAAAACTATTAATTCCGCTTAATTTGAACTCATAGTTAGCAATTTCCTTTGTGAGGAACTTTGATAAATCCGGCAACGTATTTCGCCGTACTTTTTTGGCGTAGGTAAACATCGCATAAGTCATGGCTGAGTAATCCAATGTTTTGAAATTGAAAATTCGGATTGAAATAAACTGGTCTAAAAAGCAAGATACTGTTCGGATTTTTTTATCAACTGTTTCCTTGCTATCAGTTGGAGTAATCGCAGCTAAAATTAATAAAGGCTGCAATGTAAAGTTTCGGTTAGCGTTGTAAAATACGTGTTCAAAGCCCGCAGTCAGATTGTTTGAATACCTAAATATCCGAATATATGTATCAGCGAAAAGGATAAATTCCTTTTGAACAAATCTGTTGAAATCGTTTGACCTCTGTAAGCCTATGTGCAACGAATTTTCTCGCACCCATTTGTGAAAAGCGTTGCTGATTTTATCAAAGTCTCCTTGTTGTGCGTTCTTTTTGCGCTCTCTGATTGTAACGGCATATTGTGACCTCAACCAAGTTTTTATGCAATCACTTTCTTGTTCTTTTCCTAAAGCCTTTAATTCTAATATTTTGTTCTTCCAAAGTTCATTTGCTTTTTGCCTTTCATTATCATCTGCTATTTCCGATAATAAATAGCCCTTTAACATTTCTGTTGCTGTTAAACTTAGCCCCCGGTCATTCATTGATACGAAAATCTTATGCGCATCCTGTTCTGTTTGGGCTTCAATACGAATAAATTGCACATTATCAATTATCCAATCTTTGAAGTAAGGCAATGCTTGTTCACTTACAGCATCAATCATTAAACTTTTTATATCATTGTACCTATTCCAAATATTTTTTACGCTTTCCGGGCGGTTGTTCAATTCAAATTCTTTACCATCCAAGATGCTTTCTAAGCATTCATTCCTTTCTTCAACATTAATATTGAATGTGGTTTTGCCGTATTTCTGCGAATGTATCAGGTTTAAAACTTCGGCTTTGTCATGTTCGTCTTTAAGATTTAAGGTCAGATAAATTAACAATAAAGCTAAAGACGTAAGCCTTTGCTGACCGTCAATAATGGCATTTTCATCTTCGGTAAGTACAACAGACCCCATAAAGTAGTGACCATATTTTTCTACTTCCTGACGTTCGTGGTCGTCTGAATAATACTCTAAAAACTCTCCTGTGAGGTCTTCAATCAATTCTTCAATCTGCTTTCTTTCCCATTGATACTCACGTTGGTAGTAATGGATGCTATACTTTACACCAGTAAATAATTCTCTGATACTTTTAGGTGCGCCTAATATTTTTTTCATTGTAAGGGTTTAGGAATTTGCGATAAGTTTAAGGAAATAATATTTGTTTATTTGAGTCCAGTTGAAAGTATAATCCTTTAATAAGCTAATGTTGACAGGTTTGCCGCCGATAGGTGTGGTCTTTACAACGCCTCCGATTATTGAGTAACCATGAGAAATATCGTAATCCCAATTTTTAGTTATTTTCTTTAAAGGGGATACCAAATTTTTCATGTCGGTCATAGTTAATTGAATACCTGATAAGTGACCCGCCCCTAAAGAATATTTTTCCAGTAAATGAATATCTTCATAAACGTCTTTCATAAAAAGGTCAGCACCACCACGCTTCTTACCTGACGAAGCAAGCGTTTTGTAGCATTTCATTTCGATAGGTAAATATTTAAACTCATTGTCTTTTTTCATAGAGATTAAAATGTCGACTTCTCTCCATCGTCCATCGACCGATATCCCGGTTTCAAGTTCAAGTGAAACCTTTTCGTCAGGGGCGTATATAATCAAATCAAACGCATTATTTAGGATATAGGCGAACTGCAACTGCATCGAAGCCTCTTTGTTTATATTTATTACGCCGCCACCAACTTTTGAAGTAAAGCTTATCCAACAGTCATCAATTAATCTGTAAACACGGTTGATAAGGTTAGTCATGAGAAAACATTTACTTCGTCCCTTATGTCAACCTTGCCAGTAACCACTTCTGATATTAATGCGGTTTTGTATTCTTTAAGATGTTCAACTTCTTTTTTTATCTTTTGCATTAATCTATCTATTCGGTAGCATTCTTGCGTTATAAATTCTCCAATTCTCCGCTGTTCATCATAATTAGGTACAGGTATTGACAAATTCTTAATTTTTTCGACCGCCAATCCCGGTTGCGCTGCTGATTGTGAATATTGATTCAAGTTCATTACGGTTAAAAGGTTGCCAAGCCAAATCCAATCATATTCTTTATTCAGATAACAAACAATAGCATGTTCAGATGCCCAAAATTTATTTGAGGCATAATTAATATTACCGCATAATGCACCTTGCCTACCTATGAGGATATAATCACCATCCATGTTGTATCGCTCATAATAACCTCTCAACCCATTCCCTCCATATACTGGATAAGCACCTTCCTCGGTGATAAACTCGGATGTGATTGTATCTCCACTTTTTAGATTGGCAACATATTTAATTTTTTTTACTGTCCAATGCTCGGGTATTTCTCCTAACCACTCAACCCAGCTATTTATCATTTTTGTAGTTGAGTTTAGTCCCTTAGTGACTGATTGAGTAATAGTTGTTATACGCTCTTCATTAAGAAGTTGAAGGAGTTTTTCTTTGCCACCTATTAGTTTGTCTATTAACTCTGTTTTATGATTGAGATATTGAGAAATACTATGTTGTTCAGGAATTGATGGGCAAGGGAACTTAAACTCGTTAAAAACATTTTGATATAAATGCAATATGGTTGAGCCGCTTTTATTGTGGTTAATAAAAGATGTAAAAATATCTGACTGCAAAACCCAATAGAAAAAAGATGTAATGTAATCTCCGCTAATTGGTCTTGTTACAAATACCCCACTATTTAAAGTTGCGATAGACGGGATATTTTTAACCAATGCAATTTTTCCAATAGTTCCGTCTTTGGTAATAAGCAAGTCGTTTTCCTTTAATTGGATGTAAGGGTCTTCGTCATACCTCGCTTTTGTAATTTGATAACAGGTTGTCCAATTAATTTGTCCATCATTGAAATCTGTACCGGTAACTACGTAACTGTCGCCAACTTCCAAAAATTCTTCCGACCGAAGACCTTGCCAACCAATTCTTCCTTTTACGTAGGTAGTATGCTTGACCTTTTTTAAAATCCAGTGTTGCGGAACTTCACCAATCCACTCAATTCCTGATTCTTTATAATTATACATTCCCATCAGGCAATTACTTCGTTGATTAATCCCAAAGTTTCTTGCTCCAAGGCAATTATGTCACGCCTTATATCATCCAATGACCTCAACGGCTTATATTGGTAGAAGTATTTAGTAAAGTTAATTTCGTAACCAATTTTAGTTTTAGTTTCATCCACCCATGCA
It contains:
- a CDS encoding restriction endonuclease subunit S → MGMYNYKESGIEWIGEVPQHWILKKVKHTTYVKGRIGWQGLRSEEFLEVGDSYVVTGTDFNDGQINWTTCYQITKARYDEDPYIQLKENDLLITKDGTIGKIALVKNIPSIATLNSGVFVTRPISGDYITSFFYWVLQSDIFTSFINHNKSGSTILHLYQNVFNEFKFPCPSIPEQHSISQYLNHKTELIDKLIGGKEKLLQLLNEERITTITQSVTKGLNSTTKMINSWVEWLGEIPEHWTVKKIKYVANLKSGDTITSEFITEEGAYPVYGGNGLRGYYERYNMDGDYILIGRQGALCGNINYASNKFWASEHAIVCYLNKEYDWIWLGNLLTVMNLNQYSQSAAQPGLAVEKIKNLSIPVPNYDEQRRIGEFITQECYRIDRLMQKIKKEVEHLKEYKTALISEVVTGKVDIRDEVNVFS
- a CDS encoding DEAD/DEAH box helicase family protein is translated as MASGIHTEKTFEAAIEQSLLTYGGYVIGNSDDFDVNLGLFPGYVTDFLKASQPKEWIKISGIHKTEVEKKVIQRLLKELELRGTLDVIRNGFIDYGVKFRLGYFKPESTLNPNAEVLYKTNRLSVTRQLFYERRGSNSIDMVLSLNGLPIATIELKNQFTGQDITHAKKQYVYDREPTEPIFQFKKRSLVHFAVDTDECYMTTKLDGKHTRYLPFNKGNNNGAGNPTNYNGYRTAYLWEYVWAKDSMMDIIGKFLHLSSEEFEFNGVTKIKETIVFPRYHQMEVVRQVSANARAEGAGKNYLIQHSAGSGKSNSIAWLSYRLSSIHNEANERIFDTVIVITDRKVLDNQLQNTIYQFEHKQGVVQKIDKDSQQLADSLTAGSNIIITTLQKFPFILDKIGEMSNRKYAVIIDEAHSSQGGESTKKLKEVLAAKSLEDAEQEDIYTGLDDDVEDEIRKSMQARGRQTNLSFFGFTATPKAKTVEVFGTPDENGKPKPFHLYSMRQAIEEGFILDVLKNYTTYKTFYKLSKQIDDDPDVHKKQAATAIARFLSLHPHNLAQKTEVMVEHFRQVVSKKIGGKAKAMVVTSSRLHAVRYKEEFDKYIEKKGYNDIKTLVAFSGKVIYDMFPDGVTEVDLNGFKEKELPKKFNTSEYQLLLVADKYQTGFDQPLLHTMYVDKKLSGVKAVQTLSRLNRMSAGKDDTFVLDFANETEEILNSFQPYYELTTVETTTDPNHLYDLQNEIRKAHIIWDTEVDNFCNVYFKSARALSVAEQGKLYAYVDPAVDRYKQLPVESSKDDVINTESTQEGFKNTLQSFVRLYSFLTQIMPFTDVELEKLFTYGKFLLKKLPRNANDRFQLGDEVSLEYYRLQRISEINIVMEPQAEYGLDGQNEAGIRMTKEEKAALSEIIEVLNKRFSTEFNDADKLFFDQIEAELVADNKLSLQAKTNTIENFKFGFDDIFMDKLISRMEQNQDIFSKMMDDKDFGGLVKDYMLKKVYNSLNKAG
- a CDS encoding DUF262 domain-containing protein, with the translated sequence MKKILGAPKSIRELFTGVKYSIHYYQREYQWERKQIEELIEDLTGEFLEYYSDDHERQEVEKYGHYFMGSVVLTEDENAIIDGQQRLTSLALLLIYLTLNLKDEHDKAEVLNLIHSQKYGKTTFNINVEERNECLESILDGKEFELNNRPESVKNIWNRYNDIKSLMIDAVSEQALPYFKDWIIDNVQFIRIEAQTEQDAHKIFVSMNDRGLSLTATEMLKGYLLSEIADDNERQKANELWKNKILELKALGKEQESDCIKTWLRSQYAVTIRERKKNAQQGDFDKISNAFHKWVRENSLHIGLQRSNDFNRFVQKEFILFADTYIRIFRYSNNLTAGFEHVFYNANRNFTLQPLLILAAITPTDSKETVDKKIRTVSCFLDQFISIRIFNFKTLDYSAMTYAMFTYAKKVRRNTLPDLSKFLTKEIANYEFKLSGINSFNLNGWTKRYMLHQLARLTHFVEKQSGRDTKFETYVDRWIKNPYDIEHVISDHYRRYKDEYESEESFQNHRNMFGALVLLPQDINRSLNDSNYDKKLDKYYSQNLLAASLNEKTFKNNPHFLKFIEAGKLKMVAVPSFKKAVIKERQSVYLELAKLIWDVKKINEFSL